AAGCGGATGCAGCCCGAACACTGGCCCTTCTGCGGGCCTGTGCCACCTACTACCACCGCGGTGCCCTGGTGCCCTCTTGTCTGGGCCCTGGGCAGGACAAACCCCCACACTGTGTCCAGGTTCCCACCAAGTGCTCCCGGAACAGTGCCATCTACCAACTCCTGCACTTTCTGTTGGACAGGGACTTCCTGAGTCCCCAGACGGCTGACTACCAGGTGCCCTCCCTCAAGTACAgcctgctcttcctgcccactcCGAAGGGTGCCTCCATGATGGGCATCTACCTGGACCGCCTGGCCACCCCCTGGGGGCTCTCTGACAATTACACATCCATCACTGGCATGGACCTGGGCCTCAAGCAGGAGCTGCTGAGGCACTACCTGGCCCAGGACACAGTGTACCCCTTGCTGGCCCTGGCTGCCATCTTCCTCAGCATCGCCCTCTACTTGCGCTCCCTCTTCCTCACACTCATGGTgctgctgggggtgctgggctccctgctggttGCCTTCTTCCTCTACCGAGTGGCCTTCCGCATGGCCTACTTCCCCTTCGTCAATCTGGCAGCCTTCGTCCTGCTCAGCAGCGTGTGCGCCAACCACACCCTCATCTTCTTCGACCTGTGGCGCCTCAGCAAGAGCCAGCTGCCCTCTGGGGGACTGGCCCAGCGGGTGGGCCGCACCATGCACCACTTCGGCTACCTGCTGCTGGTCTCGGGCCTAACCACAGCGGCGGCCTTCTATGCCAGCTACCTGAGCCGCCTGCCAGCCGTGCGCTGCTTCGCCCTCTACATGGGCACGGCCGTGCTGGCGCACCTGGCGCTCACGCTCGCCTGGCTGCCAGCCTCCGCCGTGCTCCACGAGCGCTACCTGGCACGCGGCTGCGCGTCCCGGGCGCAGGGCCAGCGGGGAGGCAGCGCCCCCCGGCGACTCGCGCTGGCCCTGCAGCGGCGGCTCCGAGGCCTTCGGCGGGCGGCGGCCAGCACCTCGCGCCTGCTCTTCCAGCGCCTCCTGCCCTGTGGGGTCATCAAGTTCCGCTACATCTGGATCTGCTGGTTCGCCGCGCTGGCGGCAGGGGGCGCCTACATCGCCGGCGTCAGCCCCCGCCTGCGGCTGCCCACCCTGCCGCCGCCCCGCGGCCAGGTCTTCCGGCCCAGCCACCCCTTTGAGCGCTTCGACGCTGAGTACCGCCAGCAGTTCCTGTTCGAGCGGCTGCCTCAGGGCGAGGGCGGCCACATGCCCGTGGTGCTGGTGTGGGGCATCCTGCCCGTGGACACCGGCGACCCGCTGGACCCTCGCAGCAACAGCTCCCTGGTGAGCGACCCTGCCTTCTCGGCGAGCGGTCCCGAGGCCCAGCGCTGGCTGCTGGCACTCTGCCACGCGGCCCGGAACCAGAGCTTCTTTGGAGCCCAGCCGGAGGGCTGGCCCACGCTGTGCTTCATGGAGGCCCTCCAGCGCTGGGTGGAGAGCCCGGGTTGTGCCCGCCTGGGGCCTGGCCTCTGCTGTGGCCACTCGGGCTTCCCTTGGGCACCCCAGCTTTTCCTGCACTGCCTCAAGATGATGGCTCTGGAGCAAGGCCCCAACAACACCCGAGACCTAGGACCCCGCTTCGATACCCACGGCAGCCTGGCTGCCCTGGTTCTGCAGTTCCAGACTAACTTCCAGTACAGTCCAGACTACAGCCAGACCCATCATTTCTACACTGAGGTCAGCCACTGGCTGGCAGCGGAGCTGGGGAGGGCACCTCCCGGCCTCCACCGAGGTTGGTTTACCAGCCATCTGGAGCTGTACAGCCTGCAGCACAGCCTGAGCACAGAACCTGCTGTGGTGCTGGGCCTGGCTCTGGCGCTGGCCTTTGCCACGCTGCTGCTGGGCACCTGGAACGTTCCACTTAGCCTGTTCTCCGTGGCAGCAGTGGCAGGCACCGTACTGCTCACAGTAGGGCTCCTGGTTCTCCTGGAATGGCAGCTCAACACTGCGGaagccctctttctctctgcttctgtgggcCTCTCAGTAGACTTCACCGTCAACTACTGTATCTCTTATCACCTGTGCCCGCACCCTGATCGCCTGAGCCGCGTGGCCTTCTCACTGCGCCAGACCAGCTGTGCCACAGCAGTAGGGGCTGCAGCCCTGTTTGCCGCCGGTGTGCTCATGCTGCCCGCAACAGTGTTGCTCTATCGCAAGCTGGGCATTGTCATTATGATGGTCAAGTGTGTCAGCTGCGGCTTTGCCAGCTTCTTCTTCCAatctctgtgctgtttctttgGGCCAGAGAAGAACTGTGGGCAGATCCTCTGGCCTTGCGCCCACCTGCCATGGGATGCTGGAACTGGGGAGCCAAGTGGGGAGAAGGCTGGCCGCCCACGATCAGGGCCAGTGGGAGGGGCGCCGGGATCCTGCTCAGAACAGTACGAGCTACAGCCCCTTGCCCGGCGCCGGAGCCCCAGCTTTGACACCAGCACGGCCACTAGCAAACTGTCCCACCGGCCCTCAGTACTCTCAGAGGATCTACAGCTGCATGATGGCCCCTGCTGCCCCCGGCCCCCACTGGCCCCGGCCTCCCCAAGGGAGCTGTTCCTGGACCACCAGGCAGTCTTCAGCCAGTGCCCAGCCCTGCAGACTTCCTCTCCCTATAAGCAGGCTGGCCCCAGCCCCAAAACCCAAGGCAGGAAGGATTCCCCAATGCAGAAAGCTGAGCCTGTGCAGGCCTCACCAGAAGCTTCCACCCACTCTCCCAAACCCAAGGCTGTGGAGCCTCCCGATTGCCTCTGCTCCTCAGCCAGCACCCTGGAGGGGCTCAGTGTCTCTGATGAGACCTGCCTGAGCACCTCTGAGCCCAGCGCCCGAGTACCAGATTCTGTGGGTGCCTCCCCAGATGACCTGGATGAAACTGAGCAAACAGTACCCGAGCGGGGCCAGCTGAATGGGAAGCGGGACACCCTATGGCTGGCACTGAGGGAGACCGTGTACGACCCATCACTGCCTGCCTCCCACCAGAGCAGCTCATCCTGGAAGGGCCGTGGGGCACCAGGAGATGGCAGCCCTGTGGTGCTGCCCAACAGCCAGCCAGATCTGCCAGATGTTTGGCTCCGCAGGCCCAGCACCCACACTTCAGGCTACAGTAGCTGAGGGAGGCTGGATTAGGGCACAGAGCCGGTCAGAGGTGACCAGGCAGCCCAGACTGGAGCCGAATGGCATGCATCTCCCCACGTCGGCATGGAGAGGTTTCACCTCCGACCTGTGGATTTTAAACCCTGCCACATGTTTCAGCCTCGGTCCAGGCTGCTGCTTACTCTCCACACCCAGAGGATTCAGTGGGGAGGATCTTTGGAGAGAAATGTCACAAGCTCACGTCTCGTGGCTTGCTGAGGTCTCATCTGTCCCTGTAATGCCAACCAGGACCTCTTGGAGGGGGAAGGCCAGGTGTGTAGCTCCAGGTATTAGGGGTAGGCTGACCTGGCCCCCACGCCAACTGGGAGTAAGGAACCCAGTCCTTGGGACCCTGCCAGGGCACCTCTCCAACCAAAACAGCCCTGAGGAAACTCAGGAGCCTCCGGGACCTCACACCTTTCAGGGGCTCTTTATCAGGACACTTCCTTCTCTTTGGGGGTGCTTCTCTGGGCCAGGATTAGGCCGAGGCCTCTTTCCTGAATGGCCCTACCCCATCACGCTCCCCAGTCTAACCAGAAATTTATCAAGGCTGGGCCGAGATGACTGCTGGGAAtgaagcagggggaggagggccagGCCTCAGAGTATCTCTAAATTGCAGGATAgtccctcacagggagcccctcTGGCACAGGAAGAGTGCTCCCTCCTGTAAACAAACAATAAGAATCCTTTATATCCTGCACCTCTTAGTTTACAGAATTCTTTACTTGCATACCCATTGTCCCCTTGGACTCTCACCATTCACTACGGGGCAGCCTGCAATTAGCCAGGCCCTTATGCCCATAATTTATAGGTCAAGTCATTGAGAATAAGTAAGGTTAAATGATTTACCCACAGTCACAGAGCTTGTAAATGGGAGAGCAGGTTTCCTGGCTCCCTCCACCTCTAGAACTCCCACTCTCCTGGCTACCTGCCCAAGAGACATTGCCTGTGGCTAACCTGCTGGTTCATCTCACCGGTGTCTCTGAGTACACTCCTACCCTTCCTCTCTTCAGATCTCCATCTCCAGACAGAGCTATACTCTGAGCAAGCCAGGAGTTGCTCTGCATCTGCTTTGTGCTTCCCTCCAGATCCACTGAGAACCTACCCACACTGGGGCATCATGGCTGATCTGATTTCCCAGGTTCAGGGCCAGGGGCATGCTTCTTCCATAGCCAGGGTATGGAGAGCCTCTTCCAGGAGAGGCACTGAAGGCAGAAGAGGTCCAACAGAATTCACTGAAGGCAGGAATTCAGGCCTGCCCTTTTGGGGAGTGTGTGAGTCTAAAACTATTCCCCAGGTCAGGGTCCCCAACTTCCTATGGACAAGTCTGTGGAGGTACTCGGCGGACCAACAGGTGACTCTTCCTCCCCAAAGCAGAGTCTCTCTGCAAGGTTTTATGCCATGTCAGAGCTCATGGCACTTGGAACAAGTTTAAACAGCCACTCTGATATGGTAGTACAAGGAGACAGAGGCACGGAAAGAACATTGAAcatctgccctcagggagctcccaCTCTATCTGGGGAAACAgctcacacatatacacagggTCAGATGGGTCACTGATGGCACCATGCAGTGTGGGCAGAGGGCCAAATGCCTGTCACCATCAGAACTGCTGGAGGTCAAGTACCCAGGATGGGGaaccaggaaggcttcctggaggggagACAGCTTGAGCTTGCCTTCAGAAGTACAAGTGTCTCAGACTGTACCTCTGTGATCATTCATTCTAACAGTTTTCAAACTTGGTAGCCTTGGGACCCTTTCTTCAAAGAACCCTTGTGTGAAAACACAGTATATAAAACAGATTAAAAGCAGCTACTCTGGTGGGTGCCAGGTAAGGGTATACAGAGCCAGCTCAGCCTCACTTTCTACTATGCCTCACGGGGGCCCTGGGGAACCCCTCAAGTTCCTGGCAGCTCCACAGAATGTGGTGTGAAAACTACTGATCCaggccattttacagatgaggatcacagagggaaagggatttTTCTAGGGCCAAATAGTCTGTGACCAAGCTGGAGGCAAATTAAGaggtgtttttgttctttttttttttttttttttttttctatattgttgAGACCTACCTCCCGCTCAAGTAGCCCCTGAGAAGTGGAGCAGAAACCCCAATGACACAGAGCTAAGACCACGGGCAGGAATGACAGGATACATCGGCTCCTTTACAGGTTAAGAAAATCAAACCCCTGACACCAGAAAGCAGAAGCAGTGACTAGGACTTAACTTGGACCTCTCCCCTGGGAGGTCTGCTGGGACTCTATCTTCATGTCTAAGTAGTTCCACCTCTCTGGCCTGGGGCTGCTCATCAGGGTCTTGGCTTCTCTACACCATGGACCATGTCCTTCTGTACCGCACAGCCAGGCCGAAAGAGCCTTGGTCTCATCTGGGACAGTCAGCCAGAGGGCGGACAAGGTGAGCCCTTCTTCCTGAGCATGAGCAGAAGTCTGGCCTTGACTCAAAAGAGAGACCAGAATCTTAGCTGCTTCTGAGCAGCTCACCAAGGCTCTTCTGCCCTGTATTGTGGGAGGGCAACAGGGGCCTGGACCACAAAAACCTGCTCCTCCACACCCTCTTTTGTGTCCTGCAAAGGGAGACATGTCATCTGGGACTGGAGCTTCAACACTTTCCCTGGACACAATCACCGAAATAAAAGAGAGAGTACATAGGGGTGGGTAGGGCAGGCATCAGGGATTTGGGTACACCCGAGGATCCTACTCAGAGATTTCTGGGTCCCATTCTTGCAGGTGACAGCCACAAAACCCTCATCAGGAAGACAGATGAGCCAGAGTAGCTGAGGTACTGACTGGATTTGTTCTGCATATCACTGGGCCCAAAAGACTGGAAGAACCCAGTGGTAATCTAAAACATCGCCTCACAGCTAGAGTGGCCCATACCAACAACAGGCAACCCATATCTATGGATCATCCAGCCTGTCTCGCTGGCCCCAATTTTGGAAAGCAGGATtgaaaacatttccaaactcCTGTGAGTTCCAGCAGACCTATtcactttattattatcattggtGGTTCCAATGAGTATATGGCTGAGAAGCATGCTGAGGCAGGGGAAAACCAGTTAAAGCATTCACATATGCTCTGAATTCAAGGAACAGTCTCTTAACACTGAGAcactttaaaatagaactacGTTAATACCCATTTGGGACTTAAGGTCATTTCCTTTATTTGTACCACAGATCCTTGAACTCACACTCAGAGTATGAGTACGTGTGCTGTacgtttttaaaatgtaacttggTATACTTTGTTACTATGGGAAAACGCATCCTTCCACAGCTGTGGCGCTTTGTTGACTGGCAGACTCTTGGATTTTAACTAGCACATGGCATATCTGATGCTATGATATTTAGGCAATATCCTAGCTTGAGCCTGATTCTGTCAGAGACATCTCACAAGAGATTTACAAACCAAACTTCCTCAGCCCCATCTAACTCATTCCATTCTTCTCCCATTGCATGACAGGaaagggaggcaggtgggaggtaTCAGGAAAGAAGATTCATTGATTTACAACCTTCATCCGTTTATCTGGAGAGTTTCCGATCTTTTCTTCCATGGTGGCCTTATCTCAGCCTTTGATAATACATGTAGGCAATGACAAGCTCTCTGACACCCCATGCCATCCATCAAGATGCCATTTGCTGGGGGATAGAAAATACAGGCATTCTTCATCCTTTCCACCCACACTCTTGTTCGCAGGGACAATGATAACTCAAGGTCTGGAAGTGTTTATGCTTAAGAGAAGAAATTGTAACTCAGTTTAGTGGGAagatgagaaacaaaagaaagccaTTATGTGTTATGTAAATGATTGGTTGTCCAAAGCCACTCTGCTGAAAAGCCCTGGAAGGACCTTGATAAAATTATAATCACTATCAGGCCTCTGTGTGATTATTCAATTCTGTGCCTTTTTCATTTAAGAATTCAAattcaaggggtacctgggtggctcagttgttgcccatctgcctttggctcaagtcatgatcccaggaccctgagactgagccccacatgaggtTCCCTGCTCacacggagcttgcttctccctctcctccctgcttgtgctctctctcactatctctctctcacacacaaataaataaataaaataatttatttatttatttatttatttatttatttatttatgagagacacacagagagagagagagagagaaagagagagaggcagagacacaggcagagggagaagcaggctccatgcagggagcctgatgtgggactcgatgccgggactccaggatcacaccctgagccaaaggcagatgctcaaccgctgagccacccaggcgtccccaaacaaataaaatcttagaaagaaagaaagaaaaagaaagaaagaaagaaagaaagaaagaaagaaagaaagaaagaaagaaagaaagaaagaaagatagattaGAATTCAAATTcaagaatgagggatccctgggtggcgcagcggtttggcgcctgcctttggcccagggcgcgatcctagagaccggggatcgaatcccacatcgggctcccggtgcatgggagcctgcttctccctctgcctatgtctctgcctctctctctctttctctctctgtgactatcataaataaataaataattaaaaaaaaaaaaaaaacaagaatgaaaggttgggcagcccgggtggctcggcagtttagcgccgcctttagcctgatcctggagacctaggattgagtcccaggtcgggctccctgtatggaccctgcttctccctctgcctgtgtctctgcctgtgtgtgtgtgtgtgtgtgtgtgtgtgtgtgtgtgtgcctcatgaataaataaataaaatcttaaaaaaaaaaagagtgaaaggttGAACAGGATGCATATTAATCACATTTGTTTGAACTGAAAGATGGCACCAGACTTTTCTGATAGTCAAtctggaggggcatctgggtggctcagtcagttaagcatctgccttcggctcaagtcatgatcccagagtcctgggatcaagcctcacatccaGCTCTTGGTTCCTCAGGGAGTtggcttttccctttccctctgcctgccactcgccctgtttgtgctctctctctgtcaaacaaataaataaaatcataagaaagaaagatagaaagaaagaagaaagagaggaagaaagaaaaagaaagaaagaaagtcaattaggggcagtctgggtggttcagtcagttgagcatctgactcctgatttcttcTGGGGTCATGAGCTCCTGGTCCTAGGATCAACCTGGTACAGCTCCATGCCCAggcaggagtctgcttaagattctctctctctccctttcctctgctcctttccacttctctttctctctctctctcaaataaataaagctttaaaaaaaaaagacaatctgatTTGGCTGTGGATATAGAGGTCTATCCTATGGCTTTGCATGTAAGATACATGGTGGgcattttccaaaaatggaatGATTTAAATCTGCAGCTCCATGGTTTgaacaaaaatacattcaaagtACATATACAACTTCCACTTGCAGACAAGATGGAGTAGCagggaccagatttaccctcCTTCCTGAAACAATCAACTAAACATAAAAACTATGAAATGACAGTTTTCAAGATGGTGGACATCAGATAACAAAGGACAGTGATCTCTGAGAGACAAGGAACAAATGAGGTAAGCCCTATGATTGCTTCAGCTTACTGCTTAAGAGAGTTTCTAGGACacacagtgggggtgggggagaaccCAAGCAGGGCCATGCAGACTCCCTGAACTGAAGAAGATAGCTCAGAGTTTGTGGCAACCCAAACTAAAGTGCTCAGAACAGACTGCTGGAGAGAAAAAAGGTGCATAGAGAATTCTGGAGATCTGTAAAGGGCCACCCTTGACTATTCAGCAGAGCATTACTCATCATGTAAATGTGAGGAAATTACTTGAGGTTAAGGAAAGAACCATCCAAAATGATTAGGGGGAATAGTAGCCAATATTCATAGAGGACTAGAATATTGTCTGTTCCCATCAGCCAGACTGGAAAACTTCATAATTTGTGGGGATTGGTTGGAGTTCTCAGAAGGGTCTTGCCTCAGTGGTGAGGACACACTAGtcccagtttatttatttgtttcttaccCCTAATCTAAACACTGTTCATCCCacctaatacattttaaaagtaagacCTGGAGGGATCAAACTGTTTCTAAGTAATGTAACTGCATCTCACAATAAGCCTCAAGAATGTTTacaggaatacaaaaataatcagcatgcaaaaacataaaaagtctaataaaaaaattactagtcatgcaaagatgcagaaaaatatgAACTACAGTGAGAAGGAAAACCAACCAACACCAACCCAGAACTGACACCTATGTAAGAATTAGCAGATAAAGACATTATTATAGCTGTATTCCATATGTTCATATAGCTAAGTAGAGacttggaagattttttttttaatatacaaatttAACTTGCAgagatgaaaacatatgtctgagataaaaaacaaaatcactggaTGGAATTAACAACAGTTTAGacactgaagaaaaaatattagtgaacttgaagacatggCAATAGAAATTGTCCAAACTGAAAcaccaaaagaaaagaattttagaaatgaataaagaggTACACAATATATAATAGGTAGAAAATGCATCCTTTACAAATATttgaaactatgaaaaaatatagGCATCAACTAAAAATGGGCAAGAGGGTACACTGTTTTTGGTTCTTTAAATTATTTGTGGAGGTACATGAACAAAAAGATGATTTTGAAAATGCTACTCCAGCTTCCCCCTTTCTGTATGACTTTGCTTCTTTGATCACCCCCCTCCCACTGAAGCATCCTTTTTATCCTCTCATTCCAGTTAGCACATGTATCCACTAGTAGCTCCACCTTTGAGAAAACCCTTCCTTGACCCCCACAACCTACCTCCACAGTTACTGCCCAGTTGCTCTACTCCATTCACAAAGTTTCTAATGTCTACACCTGTCATCTTTGCTTCCTCAATTCTCATGGATGCTTTAACCCACTCCAGTGTGGCTTCCACTCAGACCTACCCCCTACACCAGAATTCCCTTTGCTGTATTTGCCAATGACTTATTTACCGGTTATTTTCAATAGTTTACCACTCCCTCCTTCAGCAGTTTACCACTTCTTCCTCCTTGGCTTCTAAAACACCACCCTTTTTTTGTTGTCTTCTCGCCTCTCTGGCACCTCTTTATCAGGTTTCTTGGCTGGCATCTCATCACTGCAACTTATAAATGCTGCTACCCCTATCCCTGGCTCTCTGTACACTCTGTACAATTCTTCCCTTGGTGATCTCATCCAAtatcttagcttttttttttttttttaatacatccaTATACCCATGACTCCCAAGAGTATATCTCCAACCCAGAGTCCCCTCTGGGCTCAAAGCCTGTATTCCAAACTGACTATTTGACTGCTCCACATAAATGTCTGAGAGGCATTTCAAGTTTACCATGTTAAAACTAAGCTCTCAATCTCCCAGCAACAAAAATAGTGACTATCCACACAGTTATTCAAACCTAGGAATTCTCCTTAGATTtccttcttggggtgcctgggtggctcagttgagcactCAACTCCGGGTtacagctggggtcatgatctcaagggttgtGGGATCCGGTCCTGCTTGGGGCACCTTGATCAGCAGAGAGTCCACTTGGccattctctccctttgcccttctccccATTTGTGCACTCTAAcgtactctaaaataaataatcttttaacaaaaaaaaaatttttttttacaaaatctacgtactctaaaataaataatctttttacaaaaatttttttataaaaattttctgggacacctgggtggttcagtaagtttaacatctcccttcagctcgggtcatgaacccagggtcctgggatcaagccccaagactggctccctgctcagtggggagcctgcttctccctctggagcctgcttctccctctcccactccccttgcttgttgtctctctctctgtgtcaaataaataaataaaatcttaaaaaaaataattccttctccctttcccctcctcccataTCCAGTCCAACATGGTCCTGAGATTCTACCTCAAAAAACTgtcttaagggatccctgggtggcgcagcggtttagcgcctgcctttggcccagggcgcgatcctggagacccgagatcgaatcccacgtcgggctcccggtgcatggagcctgcttctccctctgcctgtgtctctgcctctctctctctctctctctctctgtgactatcataaaaaaaaaaaaaaaaaactgtcttaaatgtgtctgcttctcttctaTCTTTGTGGAGTCTAAATGGGGTGTCTGTCCAATCAGATGGGGGCCCCAAAATGTGGGGCAATCAGGTGAAAGCTGGTGGCATGGGTGGTGGAAGGATCCATCTGAGGCAGAACAAAAGAGATAGACgtttattaaatataatgcaaGGGAGCCACAggcaggagagcagaggagaggttGTCGGCTGGCCGCAGTGGGCAGGGGTTGTCTTTAAAGGATAAGAAAAGAGGCATGACGAGTACTGAAGCTTCCCTTTTTCAGTAACTGCCTAgttgtaagtagcccattggtcagTTAGGGTCTATGGAGATTTCCAGGTGGGTCACCTGATGGGTCCATCTGTATTCAGCCGGATGGTGTGGCCTGTTTCTGCATGTCATTGCTCAAGCTTGTTTGCCTAAAAGTGGCCTCTACACTCTAAGCACTCTCATAGCCAAGCGACCATCATCTCTAATGTGTAGCCTCTCAGTATCTCCCAGTAGCCTTCCAACTATCTCCCTAGTTTTGCCCCTACCCCTCCTTAATCTATTTTCCATGAATTAGTCAGAGTGagcttcttaaaatataaattgaataaCACTCTCCTGCTCTAGAATTCCAATGACTTCCCACTACTCTTGAGATAAAATCTAATCCCTTCATCTTTGGCCTTCCAACCTTGCCTCATCTCCAGCTTTATCTGTACCACTTTCCTCCCACCTTTCATTCTCAGCTAGTCATTCCTGCTTTGGGactttgcattttctctctctcctccattgTTTATCTGATTAACTCCCActcatcttttctttatttaaggattgtatgtatttatttgagagagagagcttgggAGAGCAAGCactggggaggggtagagggagaagcaggcttcc
This region of Canis lupus baileyi chromosome 32, mCanLup2.hap1, whole genome shotgun sequence genomic DNA includes:
- the DISP2 gene encoding protein dispatched homolog 2, with the translated sequence MDAGSGSSSGGPAPGPAPGPGPEGEQRPKGEPLASDGSSPDRSQSKAVASEASPEKSCCPHSGPLEDPSSSSEPPPATSTLQPVRPTSPLAPAHFTYPRAPQEYRGDSSLPGLGDRAALCSHGSSLSPSPAPSQRDGAWKPPSVQHHVVSVRQERAFRMPKSYSQLIAEWPVAVLLLCLAVIILCTLAGLLGDRLPDFSKPLLGFEPRDTDVGRKLVVWRALQTLTGPRKLLSLSPDLEQNSSNLHTTLSPTPWSSAQEGLIRPRRMVEPLEDRGQDSFFCGPPEKSYAQLVFMSTSAGSLWNLHAIHSMCRMEQDQIRSHTHFGALCQRTEANKCCPSWSLGNYVAVLSNRSSCLDTTQADAARTLALLRACATYYHRGALVPSCLGPGQDKPPHCVQVPTKCSRNSAIYQLLHFLLDRDFLSPQTADYQVPSLKYSLLFLPTPKGASMMGIYLDRLATPWGLSDNYTSITGMDLGLKQELLRHYLAQDTVYPLLALAAIFLSIALYLRSLFLTLMVLLGVLGSLLVAFFLYRVAFRMAYFPFVNLAAFVLLSSVCANHTLIFFDLWRLSKSQLPSGGLAQRVGRTMHHFGYLLLVSGLTTAAAFYASYLSRLPAVRCFALYMGTAVLAHLALTLAWLPASAVLHERYLARGCASRAQGQRGGSAPRRLALALQRRLRGLRRAAASTSRLLFQRLLPCGVIKFRYIWICWFAALAAGGAYIAGVSPRLRLPTLPPPRGQVFRPSHPFERFDAEYRQQFLFERLPQGEGGHMPVVLVWGILPVDTGDPLDPRSNSSLVSDPAFSASGPEAQRWLLALCHAARNQSFFGAQPEGWPTLCFMEALQRWVESPGCARLGPGLCCGHSGFPWAPQLFLHCLKMMALEQGPNNTRDLGPRFDTHGSLAALVLQFQTNFQYSPDYSQTHHFYTEVSHWLAAELGRAPPGLHRGWFTSHLELYSLQHSLSTEPAVVLGLALALAFATLLLGTWNVPLSLFSVAAVAGTVLLTVGLLVLLEWQLNTAEALFLSASVGLSVDFTVNYCISYHLCPHPDRLSRVAFSLRQTSCATAVGAAALFAAGVLMLPATVLLYRKLGIVIMMVKCVSCGFASFFFQSLCCFFGPEKNCGQILWPCAHLPWDAGTGEPSGEKAGRPRSGPVGGAPGSCSEQYELQPLARRRSPSFDTSTATSKLSHRPSVLSEDLQLHDGPCCPRPPLAPASPRELFLDHQAVFSQCPALQTSSPYKQAGPSPKTQGRKDSPMQKAEPVQASPEASTHSPKPKAVEPPDCLCSSASTLEGLSVSDETCLSTSEPSARVPDSVGASPDDLDETEQTVPERGQLNGKRDTLWLALRETVYDPSLPASHQSSSSWKGRGAPGDGSPVVLPNSQPDLPDVWLRRPSTHTSGYSS